In the Carboxydothermus hydrogenoformans Z-2901 genome, one interval contains:
- a CDS encoding amino acid permease, protein MVETEKELKRGLEARHIELIALGGTIGVGLFMGSASTLKWAGPSVILAYIIAGIFIFFIMRTIGEMLYIEPITGSFATYAHKYIGPLWGYLTAWSYWFMWVAVGMSEVTAVGIYMKFWFPTLPQWVPGLIAILIVGTANLAAVKYYGEFEFWFALIKVVTIVVMIILGIGMIFFGFGNHGRPIGLENLYIHGGFFPNGIKGFLFALCLVVAAFQGVELVGVTAGEAKDPQRTLRRAVQNITWRILIFYIGAIFVIVALYPWNKLGTIGSPFVLTFAKVGIPAAASIINFVVLTAALSGCNSGIYSSARMLYTLSQNGQAPKFLAKVSPSGVPVNSLLVTIACLLIGVALNYIAPQKLFVYIYSASVLPGMMPWFVILISQLKFRKLKDNEIKDHPFKAPLSPYSNYLTIIFLVLVLVGMWLNSDTRLSLIIGAAFMALIIISYYVFGIDKKQVPEVKKIKEEAI, encoded by the coding sequence ATGGTAGAAACTGAAAAAGAATTAAAAAGAGGTTTAGAGGCAAGGCACATTGAGTTAATTGCTTTAGGAGGGACCATTGGAGTAGGTTTATTCATGGGTTCAGCAAGTACCTTGAAATGGGCAGGTCCGTCTGTAATTTTAGCTTACATTATAGCGGGTATCTTCATATTTTTCATAATGCGTACTATAGGTGAAATGCTTTACATTGAACCAATCACCGGCTCCTTTGCAACTTATGCCCACAAGTACATCGGTCCTTTATGGGGTTATCTTACTGCTTGGAGTTACTGGTTTATGTGGGTAGCGGTAGGAATGTCGGAGGTAACAGCCGTAGGCATTTATATGAAATTTTGGTTTCCAACATTGCCTCAATGGGTACCAGGCCTAATAGCAATTTTGATAGTAGGTACGGCAAACTTAGCTGCAGTTAAGTACTATGGAGAATTTGAATTCTGGTTTGCGCTTATTAAAGTGGTGACAATAGTAGTAATGATTATTTTGGGGATAGGAATGATCTTTTTCGGATTTGGCAACCATGGTCGCCCCATTGGATTAGAAAATTTATATATTCATGGCGGCTTCTTCCCAAATGGTATAAAAGGATTCCTGTTTGCCCTTTGTCTTGTAGTTGCAGCTTTCCAAGGGGTTGAATTGGTCGGTGTTACAGCCGGCGAAGCAAAAGATCCACAAAGAACTCTAAGAAGGGCAGTTCAAAATATCACATGGCGAATACTAATCTTTTATATTGGGGCCATTTTTGTAATTGTCGCCCTTTATCCATGGAATAAGTTGGGGACCATTGGTAGCCCATTTGTTTTGACCTTTGCTAAAGTAGGTATTCCTGCTGCAGCAAGTATCATAAACTTTGTAGTTTTAACTGCTGCCTTATCTGGTTGTAACAGTGGTATTTATAGTTCTGCAAGAATGTTATATACATTAAGCCAAAATGGCCAAGCTCCAAAATTTTTAGCCAAGGTATCTCCTTCTGGGGTACCTGTCAATAGCCTTTTAGTAACAATAGCGTGCTTGCTAATTGGAGTAGCTTTAAACTATATAGCTCCACAAAAACTTTTTGTATATATTTATAGTGCTAGCGTATTACCGGGTATGATGCCTTGGTTTGTAATACTTATCAGTCAACTTAAATTTAGAAAACTTAAAGATAATGAAATAAAAGATCACCCATTTAAAGCTCCACTTTCACCTTACAGCAATTACCTTACGATTATCTTCTTGGTACTAGTATTAGTTGGCATGTGGTTAAATAGCGATACCAGACTATCGCTAATCATTGGAGCGGCATTTATGGCATTAATTATTATAAGTTATTATGTTTTTGGAATAGATAAAAAACAAGTTCCAGAAGTAAAAAAAATAAAAGAAGAAGCTATCTAA
- the sdaAA gene encoding L-serine ammonia-lyase, iron-sulfur-dependent, subunit alpha, giving the protein MYLESVEQLVNEAKKLGQTLGGTALLLEAKDRDVPEEELIAIMQKRLLVMKEAISEGLTGKPSVGGLVGGQAVKYKKRLDEGKNLALGVFGKAITYALAVSEANASMGLIVAAPTAGSAGVLPGVLLSLMEEYSIPEEKVVEGLYAAGAVGVVIAHKASLSGAQGGCQAECGSAAAMAAVAAAELMGGTPEQAVHAGAIALKGMLGLVCDPVAGLVEVPCVKRNVAAAVQALAAADMALAGIVSAIPFDEVIDAMGEIGRALPVSLKETALGGLAATPTGKVISAKIYKQNLIGNKW; this is encoded by the coding sequence ATGTATCTTGAATCGGTAGAACAGTTAGTTAATGAAGCTAAAAAGCTTGGCCAAACCTTAGGAGGGACAGCATTGCTGTTGGAAGCTAAAGATCGGGATGTTCCTGAGGAAGAATTAATTGCTATTATGCAAAAAAGGCTTTTAGTGATGAAAGAGGCGATTTCGGAAGGGCTTACCGGAAAACCTTCGGTAGGAGGGTTGGTGGGTGGCCAGGCGGTTAAATATAAAAAACGGCTGGATGAAGGGAAAAATTTAGCCTTGGGGGTTTTTGGTAAAGCAATTACTTATGCTTTAGCTGTAAGTGAAGCCAATGCTTCCATGGGTTTAATTGTGGCAGCTCCTACAGCAGGTTCTGCAGGGGTTTTACCGGGAGTGCTGTTAAGTTTAATGGAAGAGTATAGTATTCCCGAAGAAAAAGTGGTTGAAGGGTTATACGCTGCTGGAGCGGTGGGAGTAGTTATTGCCCATAAAGCTTCTCTTTCCGGAGCCCAGGGAGGCTGTCAGGCAGAATGTGGTTCGGCTGCAGCAATGGCTGCAGTTGCTGCTGCTGAATTAATGGGAGGAACTCCAGAGCAGGCAGTTCATGCAGGAGCCATAGCCTTAAAAGGAATGCTTGGTTTAGTTTGTGATCCGGTGGCGGGTTTAGTGGAAGTTCCCTGCGTAAAGCGTAATGTTGCGGCGGCGGTACAAGCCTTAGCGGCAGCAGATATGGCTTTAGCGGGAATTGTTTCAGCTATTCCTTTTGATGAAGTGATTGATGCAATGGGGGAAATTGGGCGGGCGCTTCCTGTATCTTTAAAGGAGACGGCTCTGGGAGGGCTTGCGGCTACCCCTACAGGTAAAGTCATTAGTGCTAAAATATACAAGCAAAACCTGATTGGTAATAAATGGTAG
- the sdaAB gene encoding L-serine ammonia-lyase, iron-sulfur-dependent subunit beta has protein sequence MDILDIIGPVMIGPSSSHTAGAVRLGKVGRLVLGEVPQKAKIYLHGSFKETYRGHGTDRALIAGLLGFDTDDSRIRESLKIAEERGLKYEFLPIELPEAHPNTVYMELTGAKNKATITGSSIGGGAVLITGINGYPVKITAKYPTLVVPHADRPGAVAKVTSVLAWHGINIAQMSVSRQQKGAEALMVIETDQPVDEETLWEIKRLPGINGGFTIPPL, from the coding sequence ATGGATATTTTAGATATTATTGGACCGGTAATGATTGGGCCGTCAAGCTCTCATACCGCTGGAGCGGTGAGATTGGGAAAAGTAGGAAGGCTGGTGTTAGGGGAGGTACCGCAAAAGGCGAAAATCTACTTGCATGGCTCTTTTAAGGAAACGTATCGAGGGCACGGTACGGACCGGGCGCTTATTGCGGGATTGTTAGGATTTGATACCGATGATTCGCGGATACGGGAGAGTTTAAAAATTGCTGAAGAACGGGGATTAAAGTATGAATTCTTGCCCATAGAACTGCCCGAAGCTCACCCTAATACGGTATATATGGAGTTGACTGGGGCGAAAAATAAAGCTACGATTACCGGAAGTTCTATCGGTGGTGGTGCAGTGTTAATTACCGGTATTAATGGTTATCCTGTAAAAATTACTGCCAAGTACCCAACTTTAGTGGTCCCCCATGCTGACCGTCCAGGAGCAGTTGCCAAGGTAACATCGGTTTTAGCATGGCACGGAATTAACATTGCTCAAATGAGTGTTTCCAGGCAGCAAAAAGGGGCTGAGGCGTTAATGGTCATTGAAACCGACCAGCCGGTTGATGAAGAAACATTATGGGAAATTAAAAGACTTCCAGGGATAAATGGTGGCTTTACCATTCCCCCGCTGTAA
- the ilvA gene encoding threonine ammonia-lyase: protein MVSLEEVKKASEILGKIAHKTPLVYNTTLSEMTGNHIYLKMENLQRTGSFKLRGAYYKIASLSENEKKRGVVASSAGNHAQGVALAATLYGIRSTIVMPRHAPLSKIKATSQYGAKVVLHGNVYDEAYEEAKRIQLETKATFIHPFNDPQVIAGQGTIALEILEDLPDVEVVVVPIGGGGLIAGIAVAIKNLRPKVHVIGVQAKNMPSMAESLARGQLTNISGHPTIADGIAVRNPGDLTFEIVKHYVDDIVTVDEDEIASAILFLMERAKTVAEGAGAVSVAAVLNRLSHYKKSKIVALISGGNIDVNLLSRIINRGLVKDGRKIFLNTVIPDKPGTLSQLLQIIASTGANVLSVIHNREAINVPLGSAQVELELETAEPEQVEEIQSLLKQHHYFVNISPTLTSLDV from the coding sequence ATGGTTTCACTAGAAGAAGTAAAAAAAGCCAGTGAAATTTTAGGCAAAATTGCCCACAAGACACCTCTCGTGTATAATACCACTCTAAGTGAAATGACTGGTAACCATATCTATTTAAAAATGGAAAACTTACAGCGTACTGGTTCATTTAAGTTAAGAGGGGCTTATTATAAAATAGCGAGTTTAAGTGAAAATGAAAAGAAAAGAGGAGTTGTTGCTTCATCTGCTGGCAACCACGCCCAAGGTGTAGCTCTGGCAGCAACCCTTTATGGAATCCGTTCCACTATTGTCATGCCAAGACACGCTCCATTGTCCAAAATAAAGGCTACAAGTCAATATGGAGCAAAAGTAGTATTGCATGGTAACGTTTATGATGAAGCGTATGAAGAAGCTAAACGAATTCAGTTAGAAACAAAAGCTACCTTCATTCATCCATTTAATGATCCACAAGTTATTGCAGGTCAGGGAACTATAGCGTTAGAAATTTTAGAAGATTTACCAGATGTGGAAGTAGTTGTAGTGCCTATCGGAGGTGGTGGTTTAATTGCAGGAATTGCAGTTGCCATAAAAAACTTAAGACCAAAGGTGCATGTTATTGGTGTTCAAGCTAAAAATATGCCTTCCATGGCAGAGTCATTAGCCCGAGGACAACTTACAAATATAAGTGGCCACCCCACAATTGCTGATGGTATTGCGGTTAGAAACCCTGGGGACTTAACTTTTGAAATTGTAAAACATTATGTAGATGATATTGTTACTGTTGATGAAGATGAAATCGCTAGTGCTATATTGTTTTTGATGGAAAGGGCGAAAACCGTAGCTGAAGGGGCTGGAGCGGTATCCGTTGCAGCTGTTTTAAATCGATTATCTCATTATAAAAAAAGTAAAATTGTAGCACTTATAAGTGGTGGAAATATTGACGTAAATCTTTTATCACGCATTATTAACAGAGGTTTAGTAAAGGATGGCAGAAAAATTTTCTTGAATACCGTTATTCCGGACAAGCCAGGAACTCTAAGCCAATTACTCCAGATAATTGCCAGCACAGGAGCCAACGTGTTATCAGTAATTCACAATCGAGAAGCTATAAATGTCCCATTGGGTTCGGCTCAGGTAGAATTGGAGCTTGAAACAGCTGAACCTGAACAGGTTGAAGAGATTCAAAGTCTTTTAAAACAGCACCATTATTTTGTCAATATTTCCCCAACGCTTACTTCATTGGATGTATAA
- a CDS encoding RidA family protein, with amino-acid sequence MKEVINTSKAPQAIGPYSQAIKVNGFLFVSGQIGINPQTGELVPGGVEAQIKQAMENIRQILSAAGMEFSHVVKTTIFITNMDDFTTVNKIYSEYFGEVFPARSCIAVASLPKGALVEVEVVACK; translated from the coding sequence ATGAAAGAAGTTATTAACACCAGCAAAGCGCCACAAGCTATTGGTCCCTATTCTCAGGCTATAAAGGTAAATGGATTTCTATTTGTCTCTGGTCAAATTGGTATTAATCCTCAGACTGGTGAACTTGTACCAGGAGGAGTTGAAGCCCAAATAAAACAGGCAATGGAAAATATAAGGCAGATCTTATCTGCAGCGGGTATGGAATTTAGCCATGTGGTTAAAACTACAATTTTTATTACCAATATGGATGACTTTACTACTGTGAATAAAATTTACAGTGAATATTTTGGTGAGGTTTTTCCGGCACGTTCATGCATAGCTGTTGCTAGTTTGCCAAAAGGCGCGCTGGTAGAAGTAGAAGTTGTTGCTTGTAAATAA
- a CDS encoding helix-turn-helix transcriptional regulator — MKEKLLERFIPLVDFIAAIVGPHCEVVLHDVTNVESSIIAIRNGHISGRKVGGPLTDLGLKFLKEKLYQTQDAMVNYPARTKDGKPLRSSTFFIKDDNGELVGMLCVNVDLSTALQARKFIDDFIMNIDTDKQAQKINLRSEFLEVTNPSLEDLMSSLIEETIKQFNVPPERLSQEEKIEIVQKLNDKGFFLLKGAVTELAKYLKTSESTIYRYLNNYKKRDEK; from the coding sequence GTGAAGGAAAAGTTATTGGAAAGATTTATTCCTTTGGTAGATTTCATTGCTGCTATTGTCGGGCCACACTGTGAGGTTGTTCTACACGATGTTACAAACGTAGAGAGTTCAATTATTGCAATACGGAACGGTCATATTAGTGGGCGAAAGGTGGGAGGACCGCTTACCGATTTAGGGCTAAAATTTTTAAAAGAAAAATTGTATCAAACGCAAGATGCTATGGTTAACTATCCTGCTCGGACAAAAGATGGAAAACCGTTACGTTCGTCTACTTTTTTCATTAAGGATGATAATGGTGAATTAGTTGGAATGTTATGCGTAAATGTGGACCTTAGTACTGCTTTACAAGCACGTAAATTTATTGACGACTTTATTATGAATATAGACACAGATAAACAAGCTCAAAAAATTAATTTAAGAAGTGAGTTTTTGGAAGTTACGAACCCATCTTTAGAAGACTTAATGTCATCCCTTATTGAAGAAACTATTAAACAGTTCAACGTTCCACCGGAGCGGTTGTCACAAGAAGAAAAAATAGAAATTGTCCAAAAATTAAATGATAAAGGCTTCTTTTTATTAAAAGGTGCAGTAACCGAACTTGCAAAATATCTAAAAACCTCGGAAAGTACAATATATAGGTATCTAAACAATTATAAGAAGAGGGATGAGAAATGA
- a CDS encoding 4Fe-4S binding protein — MNQVLKNILKSRWYPVIFQIITLFFFSIVIYTLITGPASPHDNFGTALTWVLWWPIIPLIFLLLGRFWCAICPFATINDFVQKFAGMKLKVPNFLKKYGIWIIDATFIIITWSDHIWGIVENPRGSGILLLLITTGVIFSGVLFERRTWCRYLCFLGGLAGNYSRTGMLKLRATPDICKNCTTLACYKGSKNAPGCPLFEVPRNMQTSATCNLCGYCVKNCPNDSINISFKPPASELWFIKRPRLEESFLAIVIMGIVFVQNLTMLEIWQKWQKALTNILHTDSYPVLFTVLFLIAMTIPVVLTLVASKGASYANRQKTWENFARYGYSLIPLDLAGHIAHNLFHLLAEGKSIYYTGLAFFTGKKLEGMSPAIVSSSTITFLQYTILVLGAILSLYTAWKIAKNNEPKNTFNVFLPFSILIIIFLLINIYLFMLPMAMRM, encoded by the coding sequence ATGAATCAGGTACTTAAAAATATCCTTAAAAGCCGCTGGTATCCGGTAATTTTCCAGATCATTACATTATTTTTCTTTAGCATTGTTATTTATACTCTAATCACCGGCCCCGCATCACCCCATGATAATTTTGGTACAGCTCTCACCTGGGTGCTTTGGTGGCCGATAATCCCGTTAATTTTCCTTTTGCTTGGTCGCTTTTGGTGTGCTATCTGCCCCTTTGCCACCATCAATGATTTTGTGCAAAAATTTGCTGGAATGAAACTTAAAGTTCCCAACTTTCTTAAAAAGTACGGAATTTGGATTATTGATGCGACCTTTATCATCATAACCTGGTCGGACCACATCTGGGGAATCGTCGAAAACCCTCGTGGTTCAGGAATCCTGCTTCTTTTAATAACTACCGGTGTTATCTTTTCCGGAGTATTATTTGAAAGGCGTACCTGGTGCCGTTATCTTTGTTTCTTAGGTGGTCTTGCAGGTAACTATTCCCGAACAGGTATGCTAAAATTACGAGCTACCCCGGATATTTGTAAAAATTGCACCACTCTTGCTTGCTATAAAGGTAGTAAAAATGCCCCTGGTTGCCCGTTATTTGAGGTTCCTAGAAATATGCAAACCAGCGCAACCTGTAATCTCTGTGGCTATTGTGTTAAAAATTGTCCAAATGATTCAATAAATATCTCTTTTAAACCCCCTGCCAGTGAACTTTGGTTTATTAAACGGCCACGCCTTGAAGAGTCATTTTTGGCAATTGTAATTATGGGTATCGTTTTTGTACAGAACCTTACCATGTTAGAAATCTGGCAGAAATGGCAAAAAGCTTTAACTAATATTCTCCACACTGATAGTTATCCAGTATTATTTACAGTACTATTTTTAATTGCCATGACCATACCAGTAGTCCTAACCTTAGTTGCAAGTAAAGGTGCCTCTTATGCCAATCGCCAAAAAACTTGGGAAAATTTCGCTCGCTACGGTTATTCCCTTATTCCTTTAGATTTAGCTGGGCATATAGCTCATAACCTATTTCACCTTTTGGCTGAAGGAAAATCAATTTATTATACAGGTTTAGCCTTTTTCACCGGCAAAAAATTAGAAGGTATGAGCCCTGCTATTGTGAGCTCTTCGACAATAACCTTTTTGCAATATACCATATTGGTATTAGGTGCAATTTTGTCGCTATACACCGCCTGGAAAATCGCTAAAAACAACGAACCTAAAAATACCTTCAATGTTTTCTTACCCTTCAGTATATTAATTATCATCTTCCTCTTAATAAACATTTACCTCTTTATGCTCCCGATGGCTATGAGAATGTAA